In the Micromonospora narathiwatensis genome, one interval contains:
- a CDS encoding lanthionine synthetase C family protein, whose amino-acid sequence MSAAYEGHQLAVAVADLLADPDAAGLPVHQPWWRQSLALGVPGIALLHVELAAAGLRPWQRAHHWLTAATSRPVTSGAHSHPFHGAPALAHVLACAAARQPGAYADALDGPDKAITADARRRVAAAHARIDAGKLPALAEFDAIRGLTGIGAYLLHRAAAGQELRAVLEYLVRLTQPLHRPGEVLPGWWAGSGPSGRPDARFPGGHGNNGMAHGIAGPMTLLALAALRGVVVDGQLAAIGTICSWLDRWRSETDAGPIWPYWITRPQLQANRAEVHRRQRPSWCYGTTGLARAQQLAALALNDPVRRTIAECALVRALADPQQLAATTDPSLCHGYAGLAHIARRAADDALPEVAARLNALVPRLLDMIDKEGAGPRRTAAALIAKAAGPGFLEGAAGVALAALSCRTAAVSNSSWDSCLLTARPTHPLT is encoded by the coding sequence ATGAGCGCCGCGTACGAGGGCCACCAGCTGGCCGTCGCGGTCGCCGACCTGCTCGCCGATCCCGACGCCGCCGGTCTGCCGGTCCACCAACCGTGGTGGCGGCAGTCGCTCGCCCTCGGCGTACCGGGCATCGCATTGCTGCACGTGGAGCTGGCAGCGGCGGGGCTAAGACCGTGGCAACGCGCCCATCACTGGCTCACCGCCGCTACCAGCCGCCCGGTAACGTCAGGCGCCCACAGCCACCCCTTCCACGGCGCACCCGCGCTGGCCCATGTACTCGCCTGCGCTGCCGCCCGCCAGCCCGGCGCTTACGCCGACGCGTTGGACGGCCCCGACAAGGCGATCACCGCCGACGCCCGACGACGCGTGGCCGCCGCGCACGCCCGTATCGACGCCGGCAAGCTGCCGGCTCTGGCCGAGTTCGACGCGATCCGAGGGCTTACCGGGATCGGTGCGTATCTGCTCCACCGAGCGGCCGCTGGACAGGAGCTTCGCGCCGTACTTGAGTACCTGGTCCGACTGACACAGCCCCTGCATCGGCCCGGCGAGGTGTTACCAGGCTGGTGGGCAGGTAGCGGCCCCTCCGGGCGTCCCGACGCCCGGTTCCCTGGCGGTCATGGCAACAACGGGATGGCACACGGCATCGCCGGGCCCATGACCCTTCTGGCACTCGCTGCTCTGCGGGGCGTCGTTGTCGACGGCCAGCTCGCAGCAATCGGGACCATCTGCTCCTGGCTCGACCGATGGCGCAGCGAGACCGACGCCGGCCCCATCTGGCCGTACTGGATCACCAGACCGCAGCTACAGGCGAACCGCGCGGAAGTCCACCGCCGCCAGCGCCCGTCCTGGTGCTACGGCACCACAGGGCTGGCGCGCGCCCAGCAGCTCGCGGCGCTGGCGTTGAACGATCCGGTCCGTCGCACGATTGCCGAATGCGCACTCGTACGCGCTCTCGCCGACCCGCAACAGCTCGCCGCAACCACCGACCCATCTCTCTGCCACGGGTACGCGGGGTTGGCGCACATCGCTCGCCGCGCCGCCGACGACGCCCTGCCTGAGGTCGCGGCACGCCTCAATGCCCTGGTCCCCCGCCTTCTCGACATGATCGATAAGGAAGGCGCGGGCCCTCGGCGTACGGCTGCCGCCCTGATCGCCAAGGCGGCAGGACCGGGATTCCTTGAAGGCGCTGCCGGGGTCGCCCTGGCCGCCCTGAGCTGCCGTACCGCAGCAGTGTCGAACAGCTCCTGGGACTCCTGCCTGCTCACCGCCCGACCAACCCATCCCCTGACGTGA
- a CDS encoding lantibiotic dehydratase codes for MSRSGDSPAYRSMDTALVRAVAHPEIKLPPWPDLTKPRADLVTSWVAWLRQVWAIGAVAEAVALSSPVLAQQVGRLCAGEPCSVREARRTVLAIVRYAQRLLGRPTPFGLLAGVAPAAFGSRAPTRWGSSHQAVARASAAWLDDVITHLEGCPELLSRLPLVANSTMTVRDDRLIVPYQQQPGHDGQLGAVEVSLRHSAPVRAAIKAAHSPIRVEVLASQLRESFPQASAAVVMAMLTELIAHRALITSLHAPSTEPDALRYLVRQLEDIGAGTVTPVARVVAALEEIHAGLQRHNTAQPDDAPAARGLVASRMRSLALSENEPLAVDLRLDASVTLPDQVAREVERAALVLTRLSAYPYGTGAWRAYHQRFYERYGIGSLVPLREVVDPDSGIGLPDGYPGSPDTDPRSPMSRRDEMLLGVAQRAALDGASEVVLDEALIGQLELGPRRLRLPPHLEACVRVQAADERDLERGRFTIEVTSVSRAAGGLTGRFLSVLRPLDAGRFAAGLTGLPAADRNTVPAQVSFPPLDPATAHVARAAQVLPTVISLAEHRWPSRSVLTVDDLAVGCDGRRLYLAVPDRGRRIEAVGMHALNLRTHTPPLARFLIELGRAQCAQVTAFDWGAAARAKLPFLPRVRYGRAILAPATWRLEAAELPDRHQPWYAWDNALDEWRARRRLPRLVHLVEADRRLPLDLDEQAHRVLLRTHLLTAPRAVLVEAPTPEDLGWCGGRPHEVIVALRATEPPPWPPLPTPTPARVIGRDQGQSPATSRILLAKLYGDIRRQDLLLAQHLPRLLAEWDAPPDWWFLRFRDPDPHLRLRIALPDASAFGRAAQHVSAWADDLRQRGLLREVQYATSYPETGRWGSGPAMQAAEGVFIADSHAVLTQLRQPVRPSRQALVAAHTAAIAVAYTGSVEAGMRWLIDHVPAAAPQPVPRPLFREAVRLAHPGDDWAALRAVAGGTAIVDAWKNRDVALAVYQTHLPGPHTRGTDVDDVLGSLMHAHYIRAVGIDFDDEDQCRYLARAAALAYFARCRS; via the coding sequence GTGAGCCGTTCCGGGGATTCCCCCGCCTACCGGTCGATGGACACGGCGCTTGTCCGGGCCGTCGCCCATCCGGAGATCAAGCTGCCCCCGTGGCCAGATCTGACCAAACCCCGCGCTGACCTCGTGACGTCCTGGGTCGCCTGGCTACGACAGGTCTGGGCCATCGGGGCCGTGGCCGAGGCAGTCGCCCTTTCCAGCCCGGTGCTCGCGCAGCAGGTCGGCAGGCTCTGCGCGGGTGAGCCCTGTTCCGTACGGGAGGCACGGCGAACGGTCCTCGCCATCGTCCGGTACGCGCAGCGCCTGCTGGGCCGCCCCACGCCGTTCGGGCTCCTCGCCGGCGTGGCACCTGCCGCGTTCGGATCGCGAGCACCCACCCGTTGGGGCTCGTCACATCAGGCCGTCGCCCGGGCGAGCGCCGCCTGGCTCGACGACGTGATCACCCATCTCGAAGGGTGCCCGGAGCTGCTGTCCCGCCTACCGTTGGTCGCGAACAGCACGATGACGGTCCGCGACGACCGGCTGATCGTCCCCTACCAGCAGCAACCCGGACACGACGGGCAGCTGGGCGCGGTGGAGGTTTCCCTGCGTCACTCGGCACCCGTACGCGCCGCCATCAAAGCGGCCCACAGCCCGATCCGGGTAGAAGTCCTCGCCTCACAGCTCCGTGAAAGCTTCCCGCAGGCGTCGGCGGCAGTCGTCATGGCGATGCTCACCGAGTTGATCGCGCACCGCGCTCTCATCACGAGCCTTCACGCTCCCAGCACCGAGCCGGACGCCCTGCGGTACCTGGTGCGCCAACTCGAGGACATCGGCGCCGGAACGGTTACGCCCGTCGCTCGCGTGGTTGCCGCTCTTGAAGAGATCCACGCTGGGCTGCAACGGCACAACACGGCGCAGCCGGACGACGCCCCAGCGGCCCGGGGGCTGGTGGCGTCTCGGATGCGCAGCCTCGCACTCTCCGAGAACGAGCCGCTCGCGGTGGATCTCCGATTGGACGCCTCGGTGACGCTCCCCGATCAGGTGGCGCGGGAGGTGGAACGCGCCGCGCTGGTGCTGACCCGGTTGAGCGCCTACCCGTACGGCACCGGCGCGTGGCGGGCCTATCACCAGCGCTTCTACGAGCGCTACGGGATCGGCTCGCTGGTGCCGTTACGGGAGGTCGTCGACCCGGACAGCGGCATCGGCCTGCCGGACGGCTACCCGGGCAGCCCGGACACGGATCCTCGTTCTCCGATGTCTCGGCGCGACGAGATGTTGCTCGGCGTGGCACAGCGAGCCGCACTGGACGGCGCCAGTGAGGTCGTCCTCGACGAAGCGCTAATCGGACAGCTGGAGCTGGGCCCGCGGCGGCTACGCCTACCTCCACATCTGGAGGCGTGCGTACGCGTGCAGGCCGCCGACGAGCGGGACCTGGAGCGCGGCAGGTTCACGATCGAAGTCACCTCGGTTTCCCGGGCGGCCGGCGGGCTCACGGGCCGGTTCCTCAGCGTGCTGAGGCCTCTCGACGCCGGAAGGTTCGCCGCCGGCTTGACCGGCCTGCCCGCCGCAGACCGGAACACCGTGCCCGCCCAGGTGTCGTTCCCGCCGCTGGATCCCGCTACCGCGCACGTCGCACGCGCCGCTCAGGTGCTGCCGACGGTGATCAGCCTCGCCGAGCACCGGTGGCCGAGCCGGTCGGTGCTCACTGTTGACGACTTGGCGGTGGGGTGCGACGGCCGACGCCTGTACCTCGCGGTGCCGGATCGCGGCCGCCGGATCGAGGCGGTCGGGATGCACGCGCTGAACCTGCGAACCCACACCCCGCCGCTGGCCCGGTTCCTCATCGAGCTCGGGCGCGCCCAGTGCGCCCAGGTCACGGCCTTCGACTGGGGTGCCGCCGCCCGGGCGAAGCTGCCCTTCCTGCCTCGGGTGCGGTACGGGCGGGCGATCCTGGCCCCAGCGACCTGGCGGCTGGAGGCCGCCGAGCTGCCCGATCGTCACCAACCCTGGTACGCCTGGGACAACGCGCTGGACGAATGGCGAGCTCGCCGGCGGTTGCCGCGCCTGGTGCACCTGGTCGAGGCCGACCGTCGACTGCCCTTGGACCTCGACGAGCAGGCGCACCGGGTCCTACTGCGCACCCATCTGCTCACCGCGCCACGAGCGGTTCTCGTGGAGGCACCCACTCCAGAGGATCTCGGGTGGTGCGGCGGCCGTCCGCACGAGGTCATCGTGGCACTACGCGCCACCGAGCCGCCGCCCTGGCCACCGCTGCCCACGCCGACCCCGGCCCGCGTCATTGGACGCGACCAGGGGCAGAGCCCGGCCACCTCGCGGATCCTGCTCGCCAAGCTGTACGGGGATATCCGCCGTCAGGATCTCCTGCTCGCCCAGCACCTGCCCCGGCTGCTCGCCGAGTGGGACGCGCCGCCCGACTGGTGGTTCCTCCGCTTCCGTGACCCCGACCCGCACCTACGCCTGCGTATCGCCCTCCCCGACGCGTCCGCGTTCGGACGGGCCGCGCAGCACGTCAGCGCGTGGGCCGACGACCTGCGCCAGCGCGGCCTGCTGCGGGAGGTGCAGTACGCCACCTCCTACCCGGAGACCGGCCGGTGGGGATCCGGGCCCGCGATGCAGGCCGCCGAGGGGGTCTTCATCGCCGATTCCCACGCCGTGCTGACGCAACTGCGCCAACCAGTACGTCCGAGCCGGCAGGCGCTGGTCGCCGCACACACCGCGGCCATCGCCGTCGCCTACACCGGCAGCGTCGAGGCCGGCATGCGCTGGCTGATCGACCACGTGCCCGCCGCCGCGCCTCAGCCGGTCCCCCGGCCGCTGTTCCGCGAAGCCGTCCGCCTCGCCCACCCCGGCGACGACTGGGCGGCCCTGCGCGCGGTCGCCGGCGGCACCGCCATCGTCGACGCCTGGAAGAACCGTGACGTGGCCCTGGCCGTGTACCAAACCCATCTACCCGGCCCGCACACAAGAGGCACCGACGTCGACGATGTTCTCGGCTCGCTCATGCACGCGCACTACATCCGCGCGGTCGGCATCGACTTCGACGACGAGGACCAGTGCCGGTACCTCGCCCGCGCCGCCGCCCTGGCCTACTTCGCCCGGTGCCGGTCATGA
- a CDS encoding FxLD family lanthipeptide, which translates to MANGTLELSETGSDDEFDLDVSLLEVADVAGLVNLTDDGCGSTCTACTTNVA; encoded by the coding sequence ATGGCAAACGGAACTCTGGAGCTGAGCGAGACCGGCAGCGACGACGAGTTCGACCTCGACGTCAGCCTGCTGGAGGTGGCGGACGTCGCCGGTCTGGTCAATCTGACCGATGACGGCTGCGGCAGCACCTGCACCGCCTGCACCACCAACGTCGCCTGA
- a CDS encoding tetratricopeptide repeat protein yields the protein MQRIVRPQWWRDGVYRGVAVRVHLARHDIGAVFGFLKERGFSWSAIATATGLGASRVSEIASGRRIVTDYAVLERIAEGLNIPRHYMGLALDEQARHHRQDSPSDQARSLAPIDHRELLGVVASIAVGAIPADVQRWLPSSQEIVVPAIVGRDEVATVRAVTAFHRRLDAAAGGGRCLQSARGYVAWATQLLQMKCADAVAADLRAALAELHNLVGWVAHDLDDHDMARRHLTQSLVLARQTDSLPLLANTLYRLGRVSLHQEQPAEALQLFGLGQLAAQQAGCHASVAILHANTAWAYALLGADHQVVDSLTRARGELEQADLDTAPAWTHFALTEADVHGISAVVYSALARHPEHVRYVDRAAEHSHQAVRLRQPQDRRSYIFDTISVATASILAGDLATAGEYGMKAVGLMADGMRSARVNDRLNALWELAARQADREPALAALGSRIAELQAV from the coding sequence ATGCAGCGGATCGTCAGGCCGCAGTGGTGGCGCGACGGCGTTTACCGCGGCGTTGCCGTGCGCGTACACCTTGCTCGCCACGACATCGGAGCGGTTTTCGGCTTCCTGAAGGAACGCGGCTTCAGCTGGTCGGCGATCGCGACCGCAACCGGGCTGGGCGCGAGCCGGGTCTCGGAGATCGCTTCCGGTCGTCGCATCGTCACCGATTACGCGGTGCTGGAGCGAATCGCGGAAGGGCTGAACATCCCGCGCCACTACATGGGGCTCGCCCTCGACGAACAGGCTCGCCACCATCGGCAGGACTCCCCGTCCGACCAGGCCAGGTCCCTCGCGCCGATCGACCACCGAGAGTTGCTCGGCGTCGTCGCAAGCATCGCGGTCGGCGCAATACCTGCCGACGTGCAGCGGTGGCTGCCCAGCTCCCAGGAGATCGTCGTCCCGGCCATCGTCGGTCGGGACGAGGTGGCCACCGTTCGTGCTGTGACCGCCTTCCACCGGCGTCTCGACGCAGCTGCCGGAGGCGGCCGGTGCCTGCAATCCGCACGCGGATACGTGGCGTGGGCGACGCAGCTCCTACAGATGAAATGCGCCGATGCGGTTGCTGCCGACCTGCGGGCTGCCCTTGCTGAGCTGCACAACCTCGTCGGCTGGGTAGCGCACGATCTCGACGATCACGACATGGCCCGCCGCCATCTCACCCAGAGCCTCGTCCTGGCGCGGCAGACCGACTCGCTGCCGCTGCTGGCCAACACCCTGTATCGCCTCGGGCGGGTCAGCCTGCACCAGGAACAGCCCGCCGAAGCGCTGCAACTGTTCGGCCTTGGGCAACTCGCGGCACAGCAAGCCGGCTGTCACGCGAGCGTCGCCATCCTGCACGCCAACACCGCCTGGGCCTACGCGCTCCTCGGTGCCGACCATCAAGTCGTCGACAGCTTGACCCGTGCGCGAGGCGAGCTCGAGCAGGCAGACCTGGACACCGCACCGGCCTGGACCCACTTCGCGCTGACCGAGGCAGACGTGCACGGAATCTCCGCCGTCGTCTACTCGGCCCTCGCTCGCCACCCCGAGCACGTGCGCTACGTCGACCGCGCCGCCGAGCACTCGCACCAAGCGGTGCGGCTACGCCAGCCTCAAGATCGTCGATCCTATATCTTCGACACGATCTCCGTCGCCACGGCGAGTATCCTGGCCGGTGATCTCGCTACCGCTGGCGAGTACGGGATGAAGGCGGTGGGGCTGATGGCGGATGGGATGCGATCGGCTCGCGTCAACGATCGTCTGAACGCACTGTGGGAGCTCGCCGCACGGCAGGCCGATCGGGAGCCGGCGCTCGCCGCTCTCGGCAGCCGGATCGCGGAGCTGCAGGCGGTCTGA
- a CDS encoding phosphotransferase: MTTALSEAIAQELRVHLNDVCAQIGVDPDGASLVKYTMNAVFVAPPLVIRLAAGSHAATLAHRVVSVAACLEMAGRPAVRLAPGIAAQPFFSGDWVATAWRYVPTVSDEPKPVDLAAPLRALHSLDRLDVALPRWSPIGKFRRRLDAAAALAHEEAAELERWSRTKLGIGAADLLRELRLRCDQAEEDLDRVAWQLPPGVIHGDAHTGNVLLPAAGYGAVARPEPLLCDLDGVCIGPREWDLVPTAHGATRFGRSPADYQEFVEVYGFDITAWAGWPVLRRVRELQLVTSTIDSLAGRPDVARELAHRLRSLLSDDLDVKWRRYQ, from the coding sequence ATGACCACCGCGCTCAGCGAAGCCATCGCGCAGGAGCTCCGTGTCCATCTGAACGACGTCTGTGCCCAGATCGGCGTCGACCCGGATGGCGCAAGCCTCGTCAAGTACACGATGAACGCTGTGTTCGTGGCGCCGCCACTCGTGATCCGACTTGCTGCCGGCTCGCATGCTGCGACGCTCGCCCACCGGGTGGTGTCGGTTGCGGCATGCCTTGAGATGGCCGGCAGGCCGGCCGTGCGTCTTGCCCCCGGTATCGCTGCTCAACCGTTCTTCAGCGGGGACTGGGTAGCCACCGCATGGCGTTACGTACCGACTGTCAGCGACGAGCCCAAGCCAGTCGACCTGGCCGCGCCGCTCCGGGCCCTTCACAGCCTTGACCGGCTCGATGTAGCGCTACCGCGCTGGTCGCCTATTGGGAAGTTTCGTCGGCGCCTCGACGCTGCCGCAGCGCTAGCGCACGAGGAAGCCGCCGAGCTGGAGCGGTGGTCGAGAACGAAGCTGGGGATCGGGGCTGCTGACCTCCTGCGGGAGCTTCGTTTGCGCTGCGACCAGGCAGAAGAGGATCTCGATCGGGTCGCGTGGCAGCTGCCGCCAGGCGTCATCCACGGGGATGCCCACACCGGGAACGTCCTCCTCCCTGCCGCAGGTTACGGCGCGGTCGCCCGCCCAGAGCCGCTGCTGTGCGACTTGGACGGCGTGTGTATTGGCCCGCGGGAGTGGGATCTCGTACCAACCGCCCACGGCGCCACCCGCTTCGGTCGCTCACCTGCCGACTATCAGGAGTTCGTCGAGGTCTATGGGTTCGACATCACTGCGTGGGCAGGCTGGCCGGTCTTGCGCCGCGTTCGGGAGCTGCAGCTGGTTACCAGTACCATCGACTCCCTCGCTGGCCGTCCTGACGTAGCTCGTGAGTTGGCGCACCGACTTCGATCGCTTCTCTCCGACGATCTTGACGTCAAGTGGCGCCGCTACCAGTAG
- a CDS encoding Swt1 family HEPN domain-containing protein, producing the protein MAISNRDRIGQMFDALSPALNDFITRVVSPQLSQGHDWTQLVALKDAKNGISGKAYSTTDPQLQLRMLTENIPHQVKPGWFPFDGQLSKLQQSYASELRDVRNGWAHGDSFSNDDAYRALDTAERLLSGIGASGAAAEVAKIRLNLRRVTAEKDDRRTLKAAAETADSTGLRPWREVLRPHDDVATGNFQASEFAADLFKVAQGQAGNDYADPVQFFSRTYLTEGLRDLVDRAVRRMTGDDNASPVINLQTNFGGGKTHSMLALWHLAGGTPLGSFPQDTQDLLGPLGYDTIKDAHRVAIVGNHFAPTGETKPDGTLVRTVWGELAWQLGGAEAYKMVADSDRAGTNPGRALHDLLAAYSPAVILIDEWVAYARQLPDHPEEATAAGITGGTFDTQFTFAQSLTEAAKATSGVLLAISIPASETGKDPNEVVAGNAEEVGGRRGLAALQRLQNVVRRIANQWRPASPDEAYHIVRQRLFVAPDANALASIGATARAFVEFYRKHSDEFPREARDSTYEDRIKRTFPIHPELFDRLYEDWSSLERFQRTRGVLRLMNTVIHALWVGEDNGPLIMPGSIPLATSAVNSELTQYLQDSWKAIIDADVDGPNSEPTKIDNEKPLLQTRRVTKRLARAIFFGAAPTIGSAHKGLERQRVFLGTAIPGDIPGNFHSALAALGDRATYFYSGSGKYWYDLQANITRRAKDQAERLHVEEVWAEVRHRLADQAQRRGDFAGVHICPEDNGDIPDTDEARLVILHPKVTHKKGDQESSAMKFARSATDHRGTAHRVHRNMLVFLAADVNRMEELESAVRDYLGWSHVLDNADELDLTQNQKNQATDKKRQAQDTVSSRLLGAYHWALVPEAPNPGSPFVITGTKAEGQSTSLAERVSKRLGADGALATQQAAAAVSLWLNRLPKLWENGHVKVGDLWRQYTTYPYMPRLRDRSVLARGIADQPLLWQQEGFALALEYDGERYKGLMLPSDGNFGQATDSMLLVKPELALAQRQRETTPEPGPEPGPEANPSTGSGSGPGPQPGRGPEPAPSPKPTIGYFFGSKTLDSTHYALDFKKLMDEVIQHLTSTPGVNLKVRVEIEAEAPHGFSEFQIRTVSENSNALKFDQSGFEEDH; encoded by the coding sequence ATGGCGATCTCGAACCGCGACCGCATCGGCCAGATGTTCGATGCGCTGTCTCCGGCGCTGAACGACTTCATCACGAGAGTCGTGTCTCCCCAGCTGTCGCAAGGCCACGACTGGACACAGCTGGTCGCGCTCAAGGACGCCAAGAACGGGATCTCGGGAAAGGCCTACTCGACGACGGATCCGCAGCTCCAGCTGCGCATGCTGACCGAGAACATTCCCCACCAGGTCAAGCCCGGCTGGTTCCCGTTCGACGGCCAGCTGTCGAAGCTCCAGCAGTCCTACGCCAGCGAGTTGCGCGACGTGCGCAACGGCTGGGCGCACGGTGACTCGTTCAGCAATGACGATGCCTACCGGGCGCTGGACACTGCGGAACGGCTGTTGTCGGGGATCGGTGCCTCCGGTGCCGCCGCAGAAGTTGCCAAGATCCGGCTGAATCTGCGCCGGGTCACGGCGGAGAAGGACGACCGCCGCACCCTCAAGGCAGCCGCCGAGACGGCCGACTCGACAGGGCTGCGGCCGTGGCGCGAGGTGCTGCGACCGCACGACGACGTGGCAACCGGCAACTTCCAGGCCTCCGAGTTCGCCGCCGACCTCTTCAAGGTTGCCCAGGGACAGGCCGGCAACGACTATGCCGACCCGGTGCAGTTCTTCTCTCGCACCTATCTGACGGAGGGTCTGCGCGACCTGGTCGATCGCGCGGTCCGGAGAATGACCGGGGACGACAACGCATCCCCGGTCATCAATCTGCAGACCAACTTCGGTGGCGGCAAGACCCACTCGATGCTGGCGCTCTGGCACCTGGCCGGCGGCACGCCACTCGGCTCATTCCCTCAGGACACCCAGGACCTGCTGGGGCCGCTGGGCTACGACACGATCAAGGATGCCCACCGGGTCGCCATCGTCGGTAACCACTTCGCCCCCACCGGCGAGACCAAGCCGGACGGCACCTTGGTGAGAACGGTCTGGGGTGAGCTCGCCTGGCAGCTCGGCGGTGCCGAGGCGTACAAGATGGTTGCGGACTCCGACCGGGCCGGCACCAACCCCGGTCGGGCGCTGCACGACCTGCTCGCGGCGTACTCGCCGGCGGTGATTCTGATTGACGAGTGGGTGGCCTATGCCCGGCAGCTGCCGGACCACCCCGAGGAGGCGACCGCCGCCGGCATCACTGGCGGCACCTTCGACACCCAGTTCACCTTCGCCCAGTCCCTGACGGAGGCGGCCAAGGCAACCAGCGGAGTGCTGCTGGCCATCTCGATCCCCGCGTCCGAGACAGGGAAGGATCCCAACGAGGTCGTCGCCGGAAACGCCGAGGAGGTCGGCGGACGCCGCGGCCTCGCGGCGCTGCAGCGGCTCCAGAACGTCGTGCGCCGCATCGCCAATCAGTGGCGTCCCGCCTCTCCCGACGAGGCTTACCACATCGTCCGGCAACGGCTGTTCGTCGCCCCCGACGCGAATGCGCTGGCCTCGATCGGCGCCACGGCACGAGCGTTCGTGGAGTTCTACCGCAAGCACAGCGACGAGTTCCCCCGCGAGGCGCGAGACTCGACGTACGAGGACCGAATCAAGCGGACCTTCCCCATCCACCCGGAGCTGTTCGACCGGCTCTACGAGGACTGGTCGAGCCTCGAACGCTTCCAGCGGACGCGCGGCGTGCTGCGCCTCATGAACACCGTGATCCACGCGCTGTGGGTGGGGGAAGACAACGGTCCGCTGATCATGCCCGGGTCGATTCCGCTCGCGACTTCTGCTGTGAACTCCGAGCTCACGCAGTATCTGCAGGACTCGTGGAAGGCGATCATCGACGCCGACGTCGACGGCCCGAACTCCGAGCCGACGAAGATCGATAACGAGAAGCCGCTGCTCCAGACACGCCGGGTCACCAAGCGGCTGGCCCGCGCCATCTTCTTCGGCGCCGCTCCGACCATCGGCTCGGCGCACAAGGGCCTGGAACGTCAGCGAGTCTTCCTCGGCACCGCGATCCCCGGCGACATCCCGGGCAACTTCCACTCCGCGCTTGCAGCACTCGGCGACCGAGCGACCTACTTCTACTCGGGGTCAGGGAAGTACTGGTACGACCTCCAGGCCAACATCACCCGCCGAGCCAAGGACCAGGCCGAGCGGCTGCACGTCGAAGAGGTCTGGGCCGAGGTGCGCCACAGGCTCGCCGACCAGGCGCAGCGCCGTGGCGACTTCGCTGGCGTGCACATCTGCCCGGAGGACAACGGCGACATCCCCGACACCGATGAGGCGCGGCTGGTCATCCTGCACCCCAAGGTCACCCACAAGAAGGGGGACCAGGAGTCCAGCGCCATGAAGTTCGCCCGGTCCGCGACCGACCACCGTGGGACCGCCCATCGGGTACACCGCAACATGCTGGTCTTCCTGGCGGCCGACGTGAACCGCATGGAGGAACTGGAATCGGCGGTACGGGACTACCTCGGATGGTCGCACGTACTGGACAACGCCGACGAGCTCGATCTCACTCAGAACCAGAAGAACCAGGCGACGGACAAGAAGCGGCAGGCACAGGACACTGTCAGCTCTCGGCTGCTGGGTGCCTACCACTGGGCTCTCGTACCGGAGGCTCCCAACCCGGGATCACCGTTCGTCATCACCGGCACAAAGGCGGAGGGACAGTCGACGTCGCTGGCGGAGCGTGTTTCGAAGCGGCTCGGCGCCGATGGCGCGCTAGCCACCCAGCAGGCCGCCGCGGCAGTCTCGCTCTGGCTCAACCGACTGCCGAAGCTTTGGGAGAACGGTCACGTCAAGGTCGGCGATCTGTGGCGCCAGTACACGACGTACCCCTACATGCCACGGCTGCGGGATAGGTCTGTGCTGGCCCGTGGCATCGCGGACCAGCCGCTGTTGTGGCAGCAGGAGGGCTTTGCTCTTGCCCTTGAGTACGACGGCGAACGCTACAAGGGACTTATGTTGCCGTCCGACGGCAACTTCGGTCAGGCCACCGACTCCATGCTCTTGGTCAAGCCCGAGCTGGCGCTCGCACAGCGGCAGCGGGAGACGACCCCTGAACCCGGCCCTGAGCCCGGACCGGAGGCGAACCCAAGTACTGGGTCTGGCTCCGGTCCTGGTCCCCAGCCCGGTCGCGGTCCTGAGCCTGCCCCATCGCCGAAACCGACAATCGGCTACTTCTTCGGGAGCAAGACCCTCGACTCGACTCACTACGCCTTGGACTTCAAGAAGCTGATGGACGAGGTGATCCAGCACCTGACCTCCACGCCGGGGGTCAACCTGAAGGTCCGCGTCGAAATCGAGGCCGAGGCACCCCACGGGTTCTCGGAGTTTCAGATCCGCACGGTCTCAGAGAACAGCAACGCCCTCAAGTTCGACCAATCCGGCTTCGAGGAAGATCACTAA